In one window of Drosophila mauritiana strain mau12 chromosome X, ASM438214v1, whole genome shotgun sequence DNA:
- the LOC117148743 gene encoding probable tubulin polyglutamylase TTLL1 isoform X1 produces MSTRGQTSPLRNLRQKCGGSCTSDDDLPEIKLITQPINGLHYIRNRLRPPKSRKGIYYSTDWDKSALVSNFQKRGWLQVPSFNGEWNFYWACTQNCRYIFGIDHPYRMRSDQVINHFPNSIELSRKDLLIKNIKRYRKDLERRGDPLAQSHPPDTKLGIGGTRYKHLDIIPMTFVLPSDYQMFVEVFHRNPASTWIVKPCSKSQGVGIYLVNKLSKLKKFAYDARTFYPQINRDTCVISKYIDNPLLIGGKKFDLRLFVLVTTFNPLKAYLYKEGFCRFCTEKYDETEIDNVFMHLTNVSIQKTNQEYNSIHGGKWPLQNLWLYLDSLRGEGVSDMLWSRITATIRHSLDAVAPVMANDRHCFEVYGYDIIIDNNLKPWLIEINTSPSMHSTTTNDRMLKSRLIDNVLDVVVPPNCMPNEHWDKTPNPELLKNFTVLMPISPSKPEEQAPVRRKGRLSKKKKSKSTAASSAVCSSTPPPAEGETKIKRSNKLVKQ; encoded by the exons ATGAGCACGCGGGGACAGACCAGTCCTCTGAGGAATCTTCGCCAGAAATGCGGTGGCAGCTGCACTAGTGACGATGACCTGCCTGAGATCAAGTTGATCACCCAGCCTATCAACGGTCTGCACTACATCCGGAATCGACTGAGACCACCGAAATCCCGAAAGGGCATTTACTACAGCACAGATTGGGACAAGTCTGCGCTGGTCAGCAATTTTCAGAAAAGAGGTTGGCTACAGGTGCCCTCCTTCAATGGCGAATGGAATTTCTATTGGGCGTGCACCCAGAATTGCCGCTACATCTTCGGCATCGATCATCCGTATCGCATGCGATCCGATCA AGTCATTAACCACTTCCCGAACTCCATTGAGCTGTCGCGCAAGGATTTGCTAATCAAGAACATCAAGCGGTATCGCAAAGATCTGGAGCGGCGTGGCGATCCATTGGCGCAAAGCCATCCACCGGACACGAAACTGGGCATAGGTGGTACCCGCTACAAGCACCTGGACATCATACCCATGACCTTTGTCCTGCCCTCCGACTACCAGATGTTCGTCGAGGTCTTTCATCGCAATCCGGCCAGCACGTGGATAGTGAAGCCATGCAGCAAGTCCCAGGGTGTAGGTATCTATCTGGTCAACAAGTTGTCCAAGCTGAAGAAATTCGCATACGATGCGCGCACCTTCTATCCGCAAATCAACCGGGACACCTGCGTCATTTCCAAGTACATCGACAATCCACTGCTCATCGGCGGCAAGAAGTTCGACCTGCGACTCTTCGTCCTTGTGACCACATTCAATCCGCTCAAGGCGTATCTCTATAAGGAGGGTTTCTGCCGTTTTTGCACCGAGAAGTACGACGAAACTGAGATTGATAACGTGTTTATGCACTTGACGAACGTCAGCATCCAGAAAACGAAC CAAGAGTACAATTCCATCCATGGTGGCAAATGGCCACTCCAGAATCTGTGGCTATACTTGGATAGCCTGCGAGGCGAGGGCGTTTCGGATATGCTGTGGAGCCGCATCACCGCCACTATCAGGCACTCCTTGGACGCAGTGGCTCCGGTGATGGCCAACGATCGTCATTGTTTCGAGGTCTATGGCTATGACATAATCATTGATAATAACCTGAAGCCCTGGCTGATCGAGATCAATACATCGCCGTCTATGCACTCGACCACCACGAACGACCGCATGCTCAAATCGCGGCTAATAGACAACGTCCTGGATGTGGTTGTTCCACCGAATTGTATGCCAAA TGAGCACTGGGATAAAACGCCCAATCCAGAGTTGCTGAAAAACTTCACCGTTCTAATGCCCATTTCGCCATCTAAGCCCGAGGAGCAAGCCCCCGTTCGACGCAAGGGCAGATTATCGAAGAAAAAGAAGTCCAAGTCGACTGCTGCATCTTCAGCCGTTTGCTCATCCACTCCACCGCCCGCCGAAGGAGAGACCAAGATTAAAAGGTCCAACAAGCTAGTAAAACAGTAG
- the LOC117148743 gene encoding probable tubulin polyglutamylase TTLL1 isoform X2: MEFLLGVHPELPLHLRHRSSVSHAIRSLSRKDLLIKNIKRYRKDLERRGDPLAQSHPPDTKLGIGGTRYKHLDIIPMTFVLPSDYQMFVEVFHRNPASTWIVKPCSKSQGVGIYLVNKLSKLKKFAYDARTFYPQINRDTCVISKYIDNPLLIGGKKFDLRLFVLVTTFNPLKAYLYKEGFCRFCTEKYDETEIDNVFMHLTNVSIQKTNQEYNSIHGGKWPLQNLWLYLDSLRGEGVSDMLWSRITATIRHSLDAVAPVMANDRHCFEVYGYDIIIDNNLKPWLIEINTSPSMHSTTTNDRMLKSRLIDNVLDVVVPPNCMPNEHWDKTPNPELLKNFTVLMPISPSKPEEQAPVRRKGRLSKKKKSKSTAASSAVCSSTPPPAEGETKIKRSNKLVKQ; this comes from the exons ATGGAATTTCTATTGGGCGTGCACCCAGAATTGCCGCTACATCTTCGGCATCGATCATCCGTATCGCATGCGATCCGATCA CTGTCGCGCAAGGATTTGCTAATCAAGAACATCAAGCGGTATCGCAAAGATCTGGAGCGGCGTGGCGATCCATTGGCGCAAAGCCATCCACCGGACACGAAACTGGGCATAGGTGGTACCCGCTACAAGCACCTGGACATCATACCCATGACCTTTGTCCTGCCCTCCGACTACCAGATGTTCGTCGAGGTCTTTCATCGCAATCCGGCCAGCACGTGGATAGTGAAGCCATGCAGCAAGTCCCAGGGTGTAGGTATCTATCTGGTCAACAAGTTGTCCAAGCTGAAGAAATTCGCATACGATGCGCGCACCTTCTATCCGCAAATCAACCGGGACACCTGCGTCATTTCCAAGTACATCGACAATCCACTGCTCATCGGCGGCAAGAAGTTCGACCTGCGACTCTTCGTCCTTGTGACCACATTCAATCCGCTCAAGGCGTATCTCTATAAGGAGGGTTTCTGCCGTTTTTGCACCGAGAAGTACGACGAAACTGAGATTGATAACGTGTTTATGCACTTGACGAACGTCAGCATCCAGAAAACGAAC CAAGAGTACAATTCCATCCATGGTGGCAAATGGCCACTCCAGAATCTGTGGCTATACTTGGATAGCCTGCGAGGCGAGGGCGTTTCGGATATGCTGTGGAGCCGCATCACCGCCACTATCAGGCACTCCTTGGACGCAGTGGCTCCGGTGATGGCCAACGATCGTCATTGTTTCGAGGTCTATGGCTATGACATAATCATTGATAATAACCTGAAGCCCTGGCTGATCGAGATCAATACATCGCCGTCTATGCACTCGACCACCACGAACGACCGCATGCTCAAATCGCGGCTAATAGACAACGTCCTGGATGTGGTTGTTCCACCGAATTGTATGCCAAA TGAGCACTGGGATAAAACGCCCAATCCAGAGTTGCTGAAAAACTTCACCGTTCTAATGCCCATTTCGCCATCTAAGCCCGAGGAGCAAGCCCCCGTTCGACGCAAGGGCAGATTATCGAAGAAAAAGAAGTCCAAGTCGACTGCTGCATCTTCAGCCGTTTGCTCATCCACTCCACCGCCCGCCGAAGGAGAGACCAAGATTAAAAGGTCCAACAAGCTAGTAAAACAGTAG